One Arachis hypogaea cultivar Tifrunner chromosome 2, arahy.Tifrunner.gnm2.J5K5, whole genome shotgun sequence genomic window, TTTATACTAATGAATGAAAGTTTAGGTTAACTTaatataaagttaataattaaaaattattaaataatttaataaatttaattaaattattatctaacagtTTTcatctattaattttatataaaatcaaCTACAATTGAATTTTCACCCACACAATTGTAATATTacgttttttttaaaagaaaaaaagaactcATTCCTAATAACTTAGCTATTTGACTCAACATTGATAATAGACAAAGAACAAAAATGATATCAATAAGCTTTATTTGTTACCACATCTGATGAAGCAACTATTTTTTGTCAACATGCATGAAACTTTGGCACTTAAAGAGTTAACGTTCTTGTTCAGCAATTCATGTGCAAGACTAGAGAGTGCCTTGGTAGAAGAGCCATTTTCACTGAgtgcagcagcagcagcataaCTCAATTCTTGAGTCCTCTTTCTCATTTCCAACCCTTCTTCATTACCGTGGTCCATGATTCTCTTCACAACTTTGGCAATTTCTTCTCTGTTCACAACCCCATCCTCTTCACCCTGTGGCCTCACTGCAACTCTGAGCACATCCGTGAGCAGAAAACAATGCTCTCAAGCGTTGAGTTCCAACCACAATGACTCAAGAACCCACCTGTAGAGCCATGAGCAAGGATCTCAATGTGGTGCCCATGATGGAACCACTAGGCCTTGTTCTTTCGTTCTCTCCACAAAACCTGGTGGCAAGTATTGAATTGGATCTTCCTTTTGTCCAATAACATAACCGGAACTCGGAATGTTGTTTGGGACTCTCACTATCCACAAGAATTTGTGTCCACTCAATTCCAATCCAAATACTATCTCATTTACTTGTTCCTGAGAGAGTGTTTCACCACTCGCAAAACATATATACAACACAGATTTTGATGGCTGATGGTTCAATCATGCAACACATTCATGAATCTTCTCATCTTAGTTTTGGTTGGGTTGAGCAACGATGGGTCCAACCAGAAAAATAGAACGAGAAGGATGAGAACCGTTGTGTAAAGCTCTCATGGCCTCTGGTTTCAAATCATTGAAGGTAAAAAATAGTGTGTAGATTTCACCTGATCGACGAAACAAAATCGGATCTAAAAGGTCCTTCACCTTAAAAGAAGTATAATCACAACTAGGAACAGCCATTGTTCGTTTCAAGTCAAGAAACTCGGGTTCAGATTCGAATTTGAAGGAAAAGCTTTCATCAAACTTTGGAAAGAAAAGAACGAAGGAGAGTGTTGCAGCGCCAGAGGCAAATGCAACGTAGAAAGAGATGTTGAACTCTTTAGCGAGATGAAGTACTTCGAGGGAGAACACGTCAAGAACTAAAGCAACAAGGTTAGTTCGAGAACTCAATGAAGCTAATGCGTCTTTGAGAGAGGGGAGAGTGTGGCGAACGGCGAGGATCATCTGGGGAACGGGGTGGTGGGTCTGAATATGAAGGTCTTGAATGTTGACCGGAGGGAGAAAAGTGAAGTCAATGTTTGAAGGGAGAGTGTTGATGATGGCGATGgtggaaggagaaggaggacCAAGAGTGGGAATAAGGAAGGTGACATGGAAATCatctctgtgatgaagaagaaaacgCTTTGCAAACTCAAGAAGTGGTTTTCTTCATCTCCATCTCCAACTCCAAATTCATGGAATTTGCATGCATTTATAAATTATAAGAAGCGGTTGTGATTTGTCCGGGTGTTACACAAGTTCAGGCGTCAGGATCATATGAAAGTGAGAGCTAAAATAGCAAAAATGTTTATTACTTTTTATCAtcacttaattatttatttaatttttttaatttaatttatttaatttaataatttaataaattattttattttatattttaaatattaataataaaaaataataaattctcttaattttttaatattttttattaaaatataaacatgttaaataaattatttaacaatttgaTGCCAAGAAATTTTCATGCgattaataatcaaatatattaGATTATCAAAAGAGAAAGGTtaagattaataatttttaataatattaatgcatattttaaattaatattctatttttaaaaaaaattccaaaaactaataattttaatttatattgatcAGTATTTTTAATTTACAATCTAATAttcttaatttagtaatttaatattatatttatagctaatatttttaattattgctAATTAATTATTGGTTATAAACAAAGTTGTGTTGATCCTGtagtaatatttttatatttttatactattaatttaGACTTTAAAATTTAGgaaagatttagaatttagtataaaagtatttttatttaaaaattataaattttattgatcatTTAATATTGATATTAATATGATTAATCATGTATTTGAACTATTTAAATGATTTTGTCACACATTTAAGTATTTTTGTCAAATATTCATATAAAATGTGTATAAATTACTCATTTTTTCTTTACGTATCTCTTTTTATTTGttgttctttttattgttgttggtattgttgtttttcatttttccttctcatcctctttcttcttctggtattattgcatttttttccgctaacattttaaaaaattgtaaaaaatatatgtataaaatatatatgtttttccattgaaaaattatatttgtcCCGATATTTTATTgtgtgaaaatatttattttatatatattttttaacatttagaataaaattttgatatactattagtataaaatagttgtatatatgtattatataatactactatatcataaaaaataaactacCTTAATTGCATTCGTgtgaataattatctaaaaaaatagatgtaattagataattatgtaaaatattttacatactattagtacattaaaattaaattctattttgtATGTAAtagtataagataaaaatatatattaaattaatttaacaaaaaataaaatattattatagtgttatttaattaataaatttatttaattgaagcttATATCCTTGAATTTTTTTTACTCAACTTTAATATTTACTAGTAAATTAGAAAATTTTGTACTAGTCatgtattttgataattaattttcaagcataaattaaattaaaaatcaattgaaACAATAACGCATTTGTACTTTTATCCATCTAAATAactaactttattattattatttgaaattaattttcgATCTTTCTTTTATTAAATGATTGAATATTTATTAAGTAATCTATAAAATATACAACGAGAATACAAGAGATTTGGTGCAtaactttattttaaaata contains:
- the LOC112721132 gene encoding hydroquinone glucosyltransferase-like, which gives rise to MQLRDDFHVTFLIPTLGPPSPSTIAIINTLPSNIDFTFLPPVNIQDLHIQTHHPVPQMILAVRHTLPSLKDALASLSSRTNLVALVLDVFSLEVLHLAKEFNISFYVAFASGAATLSFVLFFPKFDESFSFKFESEPEFLDLKRTMAVPSCDYTSFKVKDLLDPILFRRSGEIYTLFFTFNDLKPEAMRALHNGSHPSRSIFLEQVNEIVFGLELSGHKFLWIVRVPNNIPSSGYVIGQKEDPIQYLPPVRPQGEEDGVVNREEIAKVVKRIMDHGNEEGLEMRKRTQELSYAAAAALSENGSSTKALSSLAHELLNKNVNSLSAKVSCMLTKNSCFIRCGNK